The genome window TGAGCATCGGCGCCGCCGAATACCAGGACCACGGCGGCGATCCGAAACGGCTGGTCGAAACCTGCTTCAGCAGGATGTTCGCGGCCCGTGAGCGCGGGGGCAACCGCATTGTGAGCGGTGATTAAAAACAGCAAGGACGTGTATCGGCATGACCATATCAGTTGAATTTCTCAGCACGGTTGAGATACTTTCCCTCCTGGGACCGGAGGAGGTAAACAGCATCGCGGGTCTCTTCAGCGTCCATGAGATCGACGAGGGAGAGGTGCTGTTTCGGGAGGGCGACGAGGGGAACGAGCTCTTTATCGTAAAAAGCGGATCCGTAGCGAGCTCCATCCGGCTTCCGGACGGCGGGGAGCGGCAGATAGCCCGGTTTATGGCCGGCAACTTCTTCGGCGAGATGTCGATATTCGAGAACGCGCCGCGGTCGGCCACCTGCCGCAGCCTGGAGAAGAGCACTCTCCTGGGCCTTCACGAGCGCGATTTTTACCGGATGATCGAGGAATATCCCGATATCGCGACCAAGATCATGTACCGGATGCTCAATATCACCGCCCAGCGCCTGCGTGATACCGGTGAATTCCTTTCCGACATGGTTCACTGGGGCGAGGCGGCGCGGCGAAGGGCAATCACCGACGAGCTCACCGGGGCCTATAACCGCAGGTTCCTTGACGACGCCCTGGTGAGCCAGATCGACGTGGCCAGGAACAGCGGCAATCCGCTCTCCCTGATCATGGTTGACCTGGATTATTTCAGGGAGATAAATGAAAATTACGGCCACGACGCGGGCGACCGCTGCATCATGGAGGTCATGCGCGTCTTTAACCGCCATCTCCGGGAAACCGATATCCTGGCCCGGTTCGGTGGCGACGAGTTCACGGTGCTCCTGCCCGACACGGCGCCGGAAACGGCGCGCGATATCGCCGACCGGGTGCGGACAGCCCTGGTGGGGCTGGATCTGCTGAGCGCCTACCAGGGCCCGGTCAAGACGCTCTCCATGAGCGCCGGCGTGGCGTCGTTTCCCGGGGACGCCGATGAGATGAAGAAGCTGAAGGACGCCGCGGACAAGGCGCTGTACCGGGCGAAGGAAAACGGACGTAACCAGGTCGCGTGCGCGGGTTCATAATCAAAACGGGGCAAACATCACGTCAATGAACAAACAGGCGATAGAGACCATTTACGAGAAGAACAGGATCGTCGAAAATATCATCGACGCCCTGCAGGAGCGCAGCCATTTTCTTTTTCTCGGACACAAGAACCCCGATGAGGACTGCATCGGATCGATGGTAGCCTTCGCCCTGATAGCCGGCAAGTTCTCGAAGAAGGCCAATGTTTACATAAGCGAATCGATGCATGAGCATTTCCAGTACCTCCTTGATATCTGCCGCCACAACGCGATCAGCTGCTCCGAGGCGATGGCCAACATCGACGAAACCGTCGACGCCGTCGTCGTGTGCGACACGCCAAAGCCCTCGATGATAGACCTCAACGCGGACATCGAGAAGATCCTGGGAAGGCCGGGCGTTCTTAAGATCGAGGTGGACCACCACCTGGGAGCGGACAGCGCCTATATCGGCGACGAGGGATACCGCCTCGTAACCGAGGCCACGTCATCCAGCGAGCTGGTCGGCCTCATCGCCATGAAGCTGGCGAAGAGGAAGGAGATCCTCAAGCGCTACAATATCAACAACCCCCTTTCCAGGAACGTGATCCTCTCCGTGCTCACGGGGATCGTGGGCGATACCAATATGGGCCAGTACAT of Spirochaetota bacterium contains these proteins:
- a CDS encoding GGDEF domain-containing protein, which codes for MTISVEFLSTVEILSLLGPEEVNSIAGLFSVHEIDEGEVLFREGDEGNELFIVKSGSVASSIRLPDGGERQIARFMAGNFFGEMSIFENAPRSATCRSLEKSTLLGLHERDFYRMIEEYPDIATKIMYRMLNITAQRLRDTGEFLSDMVHWGEAARRRAITDELTGAYNRRFLDDALVSQIDVARNSGNPLSLIMVDLDYFREINENYGHDAGDRCIMEVMRVFNRHLRETDILARFGGDEFTVLLPDTAPETARDIADRVRTALVGLDLLSAYQGPVKTLSMSAGVASFPGDADEMKKLKDAADKALYRAKENGRNQVACAGS